A genomic region of Clarias gariepinus isolate MV-2021 ecotype Netherlands unplaced genomic scaffold, CGAR_prim_01v2 scaffold_32, whole genome shotgun sequence contains the following coding sequences:
- the alkbh7 gene encoding alpha-ketoglutarate-dependent dioxygenase alkB homolog 7, mitochondrial has protein sequence MWGVMRALREVCVRARALGRTGVCETSPSPHRGHTGASNSPGGGRGLPAGHLDGEHSWMCGSSAAVLWAVRGHVQVLQNFISEEEEQAFLTELEPGLKRKRYEFDHWDHAIHGFRETERLQWGGVCAAVVERIRAQAFPQGCPLLGPVHVLDLDKTGFIKAHVDSVKFCGSTIAGVSLLSDSIMRLVHEENPEEHVDLFLQRRSLYILRDEVRFNFTHEILKDEDSYFSGRRIPRHRRISVICRNLPH, from the exons ATGTGGGGTGTAATGCGCGCGCTgagggaggtgtgtgtgagggcgcGCGCGCTCGGCcggacaggtgtgtgtgagacctccccctccccccaccgGGGTCACACAGGGGCATCGAACAGTCCAGGCGGTGGGCGTGGCCTTCCAGCAGGACATCTGGATGGAGAACACAGCTGGATGTGCGGCTCTTCTGCAGCGGTTCTGTGGGCAGTACGCGGTCACGTCCAGGTTCTCCAGAACTTCATcagtgaggaggaggagcaggcCTTCCTCACCGAGCTCGAGCCGGGGCTGAAGAGGAAGAGATACGAGTTCGATCACTGGGACCAT GCGATCCACGGGTTCAGAGAGACGGAGCGGCTGCAGTGGGGCGGTGTGTGTGCCGCGGTGGTGGAGCGAATCAGGGCACAGGCCTTCCCTCAGGGATGTCCGCTACTGGGCCCGGTTCATGTTCTGGATCTGGACAAGACCGGTTTCATCAAGGCTCATGTAGATAGCGTGAAG tttTGCGGAAGCACCATCGCCGGTGTGAGTCTTTTGTCCGACAGCATCATGCGTCTGGTCCATGAGGAGAACCCTGAAGAGCACGTGGATCTGTTCCTACAGCGTCGCTCTCTCTATATACTGAG AGATGAAGTTCGGTTTAACTTTACACACGAGATCCTGAAGGATGAGGACTCGTATTTCTCAGGACGCAGAATTCCTCGGCATCGCAGAATCTCCGTCATTTGCAGGAATCTTCCACATTAG